The genome window TGGCAGTCACCTGCAGGCAGGGGGGGATGGCAACCGGGCTGGTGAGTGAAGGTTtgcctcagcccttccccaaCGCAGCCGCATCCTCCCACGGCCCAGGCCGCCCTTTCCCGCAGCCCCATCCCCCCgctgcccctctcctcctcccgcAGCCCCATCCTCCCGCAGCCCCATCCCCCcgcagctcctctcctccccccgCAGCCCCATCCCCCcgcagctcctctcctccccccgCAGCCCCATCCCCCcgcagctcctctcctccccccgCAGCCCCATCCCCCCgctgcccctctcctcctcccgcAGCCCCATCCTCCCGCAGCCCCATCCCCCcgcagctcctctcctccctctgcagccccatCCCCCCGCAGCTCCGCTCACCGCAGGCGCCGGGCAGCACCAgcatcaccagcagcagcagcagcagcagccccatcACCCAGCCCGGCCCCATGGCAGCTCCTGCGCCAGCCCCGGGGCTGCTCCGCCCCCGCCTCTCGTCACCGCCGCAGCCCGGCAgaggctggtttggggtttaTTCCGGCGAGTTCAGGGTAACGGCGCCTCCAGCTCCGCCGGCACCCGCCGCGACCCCCGGCGCGACATCGCGCTcccgcggccgcccccgcggcgATGAAACGGTGGCGCCGAAAAGCCGAGAAGCGGCGAAATACGGCGACACGGAAAAGTATTTCCCGAGAGGTGCGGCAGCAGGGGAGCGGCAGCGCTCACCGTCAGCAACGCCGTCAGCGCGGGGGAGTGTCGCCCTGGACACGCGCGTTGTTCCTGCTCCGTCCAGCCCGTGGCTCTGCCCGTGGTCCTCAACTCGGGGGCAGCCTCGGGCACTTGTGCCGCTGCCACTCCGGGCTGCACCGTGCCTACATCTGTCCATTGCACCTCTCCCTCTGCTTCAGCTGGGTGAGGTTTAGGGCACACTGGGGggacccctggcacagcccccgctgcccccagccctgtgctcagGGGGACGTTCAAaggggggcagtggggggaTGGCAGACAGGACACAGTGCAGCTCAAGCACTCAGGTGGCTGttgcctctccctctcctcaaaGCAATGTCAGGATCACGCTCCTGAGCACAAGCCCATGGGAATGTGCTGCATCTAGAGCTAGTAACAAATACAAGAGCAGTTCCTGTGTGGGCCCTTTTCTGTCCTGCCCACAGCACTGCCTGGCCCCTGCCAGAAAACCACCAGCTCGCAGCAAACACCAGTAAAGGAGACAGACCAATGCTACAGCTTCTGCATCGTCACTATTAATTTTGTCCCtatgtcaaaacaaaacaaggaacaCTAAGGCAGCGAACAGCAAGGAGGGAGGAGCCAGCTTAATCCTCTACACTCcttgctggagctgcagcctggcttttgGCTGCAGAATATGATTCTGAGCGATACTTGTGGTCAGTCAAGAGAAGGCTATACCTGGAGAGGAACAGATCCCTTCCTGGGGACTGCCAGGGCTGGACACGGCtccacaccagcagcagcacctcacGTCACCGCGGTTCCAGGGAAcgctgggcacaggctgctaCAGACAACAGCAGCAATTCCCATCTGAGCACCCGGCAAAGAATGAGACTGCAAAAACCATTTAAAGTGCTCTGTGGAGAGGTTTGATTAGCAAATATAACCCCCCCAGCCTAGACCCCTAAGCCAGGACACCAGTGTTTGATTATTTTATGTTCCTTTTATTTACAAAACGGTTTTACTGTAACTCCTGCAACGTTCCCACTTGTACCTGCACACTCGGAAAGGAACCTCAGTACAGAAGTACttaaaaaatacaagtaaatCCTGCAAGGTTGTGCAAAGAGGCTGTTTACTGTGACATTATTTTCCTAGTGGAAGGAAACATTTACTAAATTTTTAAATCCTCacaaaaatgggttttttcatGCTAAAGCAAACTCAAAAGTAGGCATGAAACCAACATGGAGCTGGATCTGAAGTGTGTTTGCCTTTCCTGCTTCTTTACAAAGGAATTCTTGACTGAGAAGTCAAACACTTGACTTCAGGTTGCCTCACTGCACTTAGAACTTCAACCCCTGACCACATCAGGAGTTGGTGTATCGACTCCTCTCTTCTCTGACAGCTTCATGCTGCTAAGGATGCTGCAGCCATCAACACCTATCCTGCAACAGGGAATAACAGCGGTTAATTGGGGTTGGTGGCTGCGTGCTGCAGCCCCTTGGCTCTGGGAGGAACGGCCtttgcagcctctgctctgtggCTCCCGGCCATGGTGACCCGATGGGCGTTTCGGGTGCCCCCCGTGCAGGTCCCTACCGTTGGGGCTGGCACAGGTGCCGGTGTGTGGGGGTCACACAGATGGGGCAGAGGTGGCagatggggctgtgctgggggatgAGGTGAGCCAGGGCCCCCTCTGCAGCCAGGGGGCACACGGGGCAGCTTGCCACATCGCTGTGCACCAGGGAGAGGTGCAGCCGGTCAGCACAGGGCAGGCAGACGGGGCCCTGCGGGCTGAGAGACAATAGTGAGACTCAACAGGTTCATGTCAAAAACCGCTCCTTGCTCCTCTGAGGAACTGCATCAGAGCCACCCAAGGAACCTGTACAAGCCTTGTCCAAATAAACCTCCCCCCAGCGACACTTCTCTTTGCTCCAAGCAGCCCCAGGCAGTTACCCTGACATGGAGCTATTAGCAAGCAGAACCAACTGTCACTTCTTTTAAATGCTTAAGTCCCCCTTTGAGCCGTTTCCTGCCCTGGCCACACCGCACTCACCCCTCGTCCTGCTGGTGGGTCtcccccagctgctccctgggcaCAGTGGGGTGGCCTTGGTGCTGGGCAAAGTGGGCACGCAGCCAGTTCTCACAGATGGGACAGACGTGGTGGCTGCTGCGGAGGAGCGCCATTGAAGATGTGCATTGGGGGAATAAACAAGGAAATGCAGAacacttattttctgtttgaataCATACAGTTCTACTCTGAAATGATTTTTATCCAAGCCCACTGTGGcatctgtgtatttttaagtgGAAGACAGACCTTTTGTGGTCCGTGGGCTGCTCTGCCTCGCTCTGCTCCGGAGCAGCTTCTCCTGTGCCCTCACCCCTTGGCACCTCCGCAGCTTTGGCAGAActgaacagagagagagagaatataACCGGTCTGCAATTGAACCCACAATGCTCCCAGAACAGCTACTGCCCTATGGGATCATATTTTCTAACTAGAAAATATTCTCTGCTGCTAAAGCTGGACTTAAAGGAACCAAAGGACATCAAAATGCACAAATCTGCTCTATTTGTGTGTAGCTGCTTCTCCCCCACCAGAAGTGCCCCCTTGTTCCCTGTTGTGCTTTGCAGGGACCcgtgcagaggcagcagcagcaagggccTGTGGGTCATGGTACCTGGTGCCCACCGGGTGTCCGTCGTCGCCGCTGGCGCTGGGCACGCGGTAGGAGCGCGGCGTGCCGGGGCGGGCGCGCAGGCAGCGCTGGCAGGCGGCACACGGCCCCGCCGCGGCGTGCAGCCGCTCCGTGCAGCACCCACACACGTGGCAGCTCGTCCCGTGGCTGcggaggagagagaaggggggAGTCCCTCCCGCTGTGCCCCGAGGGCTGGCGGCaaacaccagcccctggcctgAAGCAGCCTGTGGGCGCGTTCATCGCAGGGGCGCTGGCGTTGGCGTCAGACGCTGCGTAATCAGGTGCCCTACCAATGTCATCAGGCACAGTCGTAGCTACAAATAGCACCCGTGGGATCCACAGCTACAGCTGGAAGAGTGACACAAGCTTCTGGGCAGCTGAACAAGCAAACGTACCCAAAATAGGACTGCcagggcacaggctgcttcTTGCCATCCCTCATCACGGGGGGCATCAGCAGATCCTTCCCCTTCTTCTCGGGCTCTTGTAAGTGGGTACTGTAAGACCTGAAGAGtcagaaaggagaaaactcACGGAATAAAAAGCAACTCAGCAAcatggagagagaaaatgaaccATGCCAGTGTATACTGAAGGGAAATTCTACCACTCAGCTTAAAGGGAAACAGTCACCCTCAGGGAAACTCGGGATTTATGGGGAGCAGCTTAGGCTTACTTACTGTTTTTTATGGTCTTTCCATCTCATGATGATCCCAGCTAGAAGGGCTACTGGGAAAGCTaacaaacaaagcagcaaaagaaaaagaaccaaCCAAAATTAAGCAGCAAATTTGGTATGTGATTTAAAGTGAAATATTGCAGCTTGGTAACAGAGTGGCAGCAAAACTGTCAGCTCTGGGGCAGCCTGTCACCACCCAGACACTCCCTCTCAGCCAGAACCATGTGAAAcctctcctgcagcttctgtgtgtgctgggatCAACTCCAGGGCGTGGCCCTcatttattttgtgcttttatAGACAGGTTCCTGTTTCTAGTGTATTTTGAACATATTTTTAGCACTCTCTTTTGCAACCTGGATGTTCCAagcttcactaatctctttcagtgtctgccaAGGCCTCTTAAAACAACTTTATCAATTAAAGAGCCACGGGACGTACAGGTTTGGGTTGGCTTCTTACATTTTTTGGCATCTTTCATTTCATCCTTAATTGAGGTAATGGTAACATTTTATACTAAGACACTGACAATCCATCCAGCTgcttgcagtgctgctgcatcaCCTAACAGCAGAGAAACCCCTGAAGCCAGAGACACTCAGTACCAGGAGCAGTAAAACGACTCAACCAGAGCCACTGGCTTCAGGTATTTAACAGCAAATGACAGCTTTGGGGTAGGAAAGtctattttcacttttaaactACTTACCACTGCAGCTGGCGATGAGGATACCTGCTAGAGAGGAAATAATGAAACTGATGTTATAAAAACGAAGCCAACAATGGTGAAAACTAAACAGGGAAGTTCCTTAATCTCTGGCCACAGAATAATATTATTCCAACCCAGACAATCGTAACACTGCTGAGAAGACAAAATGCTATAAAAACAACCTGTCCTTCACAGTAGTTAACACACATCATCATGCTGCTCTTGGGCCCCTCACCCCAGCTCTGTccactgagggagctgaggtcTGTAGCTCAGGGCTCCCTCCACCCCAGCAGCATCCACAGGCAGCCAAGCTCACGCCAGCGCCTTCGCTGAGATGCTCAGCTGCACAGAGGCAGATTCAAGCATCCAAACTCCTATCCTGCATCACATCAGTTACAGAGCCACTCGgaagcagagagggaagagaaatagACAAGGGAACAAGAAATGCAGAAGGCACAGTGAGTGCAGAAACCCAATAGGGTGTGGAGCCCCTGGCACTAAATGTGGGTGCAGTTACAGCAACTCAAAGGACTCTGGGGCAGAAAGCCTCTCCTGAGCTCTCACCTAACCAGTAAGGATTCTCTGCCATCGTCTCTTCTGAGGATTCAGTttggtttgctgctgctgtggtgctaactacagagaggaaaaaataaaggaaaagcactCAGAATGCTGTCTGATGTAATTCTCCATTCATACATAATATATATAACACTACAGTGAGGAGTAAATGTAGCATGGGCAGGTGACTGCCTACAACAGGGAGAGCTGTGACAAGTGCCACAGGGATCTCTGAATGATACAAACACCctacagagagagaggaggctGCTGTCCCACCTGGCTTTATTGTCAGGTGTTGTGGGACATTAGATATAAACTCATTCCCAGGTTTTCCCCACCAGCTTTGCAGTTATTCATACACTTCACACATTGTTTATTAAAAGTCTACCTGTTCCTCTTGAAGAGGAAAAGGTCACCCTGTGTCTGACAGTGCTGAAGGTggtctgcagcagagcctggcacCTTGCTAAGCACAGACCTGCTGAGCACCACTGCTGTGAGCAGATGCTGCTCTCCTGGACACAAACCCTACAGGAacgccttctcttctccaggctgaacagtcccaggccTCACAGCTTTTCCACCTACAACAGAGGTTCCAgccccctcagcatcctggaTAACCACCTCAAACAACCCAGCAATGCTCACCCCTGCATTCAGGAGGAGACCCACTCCACACACCATCTGCCCCGTTCTCTGTCGTACAATGAAGAGTTTTGTTTCCCACGAGCTGGAGCCCAGGCTCACACGTGTACACCACGGCTGAGCTGTAGGTGaactcctctgtgctgctgctgttgtgcttCCCATTAGGAATGGCTGGAGGTGGAGGACAAGAAATAGCTggtggagagaaagaaaagagttcaGGAGGTGTTCCCTGGGATGTTCTCCTCCAAGATGTGGAGAGAGGAAAACCCAAGGGCTGCTTGCACACAAGGCTCATATTGTACCAGGAGCAGGGACTGAAACAGGAGCACTGACCAGCCTCTCACTACAGAGTAATTTCAGGTGCCTCCCAGCATGCTGCCCTGCTTACATGGGCTGTGGGGGACACCAGGGCCACTGGGCTGCTTGCTTATGTCTTTCACATGCAGAAGGCCCGAGCGATGCCTCTGGTCAGTCCCTGCTCTCACCATGGCAGCTCTCTCCCTTCTAGGGGCATTTCCCTGACTTCACTTAGTAAAATCAACACATGATTCAGTATTTCTGAGCTGGAATATTTGGTATTCCCAGTTAAGCACTGGGCAACGTGACTTACCTTGACAAACTGGAAGCTGACTCCAGGCAACTTCACTGCCCCTTAGTAAGCACCTGATGAGAGATGATGCTCCCTTTAACGAGTACCTGTAGAAGTAAAAAGCACATCAACAAATCAGCTTGTTGTCACCAGCCAAGAACATGTCACCCCAGAGGGCCCGACAGGCAGACTCTGACATCCTGGTCCACATATCAGTGCCTCTGGCCAGGAGACTGGGATGCAGTGGGCAGCTGGCTTCACACTCACCCACGGTTACAAACCACTTCTGCTTTTGCAAGAAACAGATGATCCTTTGCAATAACTTTGCCATGCTCTGGATTTGCTGGAACACCACAAGATTTCCCTAAAAAAGAATAAGGTTATCTGTAGGCCACCACAAggataagggaaaaaaaaatcagtgacaTACTTTAATGAGTGTAACAACAAACATCAAACAGTAACAGCAACATCAAACCAGGCATCTGATGGCATTCCATCTGAAATGTCATTTCAAAAAGAGCAATCCCACAACACAAAGCAGAGGTGGCGCTGGGGGGAGGCTGGGGGAGGACGttggagaaaaggaaatgacaCAGAGACACTCACTCTGACACAGCTCAGGGACTTGTGACCACGTTAAATTGTCGAGGCAGGTGCTGGTGGGGAGCTGGTCTGTGCTGTTCTCGTAGCCTGGGCGACACGTGTACCTCACCCTGCTGCCAACAGCAAAATAATTCTGCATCCCATCTTCTTGCGATATCCTGGCGAAGGGCAGCCGAGGGGGGCTGGGACAGCTgcctgggcacacacacagcgCACCGTTACACAGGGGAAACAGCAACATTCCCTTTCAGCCGTGTACAAACATAACCCACTGACAATGCCCAGCAACGGCGGTACCAAGAACGTGATTTGTAACTTGTGTAATTAAAAAACCTCCCCAGGTTTAAATGTGAACGTTTGCCCTCTCAATCGTTGAGCAGTGCAGCCTCCCTTGCCAATTCCACCAAcgtgtgtccaggagggtttggaaacctcccgagaaggagcctccacaccctccctgggcagcctgggccagggctccctcagctcagcaccaaaggacttgctcctcgtGTTCAGGGGGAACTTCCCATATCCCACCTTATGTCCATTCCCCCCATTCCTATTCCCCTAGATCCTCATCCCTGGGCTTCCCCAAGGCAGTGAACTATTCTTACCAACACACAAGCGCCAGCACATGCCTCCCGGGCACACGGCAGAGTTAGGAAGAAAGGGCAAGAGGAGATTCTCCGAAAAGCAACTTCATCGTGTGCCACTTCGGATGAGGAA of Colius striatus isolate bColStr4 chromosome 22, bColStr4.1.hap1, whole genome shotgun sequence contains these proteins:
- the CD55 gene encoding complement decay-accelerating factor isoform X6 — protein: MGRGRRRSLLPLLLPLLPLLPAAWGDCGPLPNISHAEPPEDAKHQERFTVGSKVTYRCLGGFVKRPLLQDTVQCLTNSQWSNLPQFCGRSCPSPPRLPFARISQEDGMQNYFAVGSRVRYTCRPGYENSTDQLPTSTCLDNLTWSQVPELCQRKSCGVPANPEHGKVIAKDHLFLAKAEVVCNRGYSLKGASSLIRCLLRGSEVAWSQLPVCQAISCPPPPAIPNGKHNSSSTEEFTYSSAVVYTCEPGLQLVGNKTLHCTTENGADGVWSGSPPECRVSTTAAANQTESSEETMAENPYWLAGILIASCSAFPVALLAGIIMRWKDHKKQLFRSYSTHLQEPEKKGKDLLMPPVMRDGKKQPVPWQSYFGHGTSCHVCGCCTERLHAAAGPCAACQRCLRARPGTPRSYRVPSASGDDGHPVGTSSAKAAEVPRGEGTGEAAPEQSEAEQPTDHKSSHHVCPICENWLRAHFAQHQGHPTVPREQLGETHQQDEGLILCRVLRWELLLLSVAACAQRSLEPR
- the CD55 gene encoding complement decay-accelerating factor isoform X1 yields the protein MGRGRRRSLLPLLLPLLPLLPAAWGDCGPLPNISHAEPPEDAKHQERFTVGSKVTYRCLGGFVKRPLLQDTVQCLTNSQWSNLPQFCGRSCPSPPRLPFARISQEDGMQNYFAVGSRVRYTCRPGYENSTDQLPTSTCLDNLTWSQVPELCQRKSCGVPANPEHGKVIAKDHLFLAKAEVVCNRGYSLKGASSLIRCLLRGSEVAWSQLPVCQAISCPPPPAIPNGKHNSSSTEEFTYSSAVVYTCEPGLQLVGNKTLHCTTENGADGVWSGSPPECRVSTTAAANQTESSEETMAENPYWLAGILIASCSAFPVALLAGIIMRWKDHKKQLFRSYSTHLQEPEKKGKDLLMPPVMRDGKKQPVPWQSYFGHGTSCHVCGCCTERLHAAAGPCAACQRCLRARPGTPRSYRVPSASGDDGHPVGTSSAKAAEVPRGEGTGEAAPEQSEAEQPTDHKSSHHVCPICENWLRAHFAQHQGHPTVPREQLGETHQQDEGPQGPVCLPCADRLHLSLVHSDVASCPVCPLAAEGALAHLIPQHSPICHLCPICVTPTHRHLCQPQRIGVDGCSILSSMKLSEKRGVDTPTPDVVRG
- the CD55 gene encoding complement decay-accelerating factor isoform X2; the protein is MGRGRRRSLLPLLLPLLPLLPAAWGDCGPLPNISHAEPPEDAKHQERFTVGSKVTYRCLGGFVKRPLLQDTVQCLTNSQWSNLPQFCGRSCPSPPRLPFARISQEDGMQNYFAVGSRVRYTCRPGYENSTDQLPTSTCLDNLTWSQVPELCQRKSCGVPANPEHGKVIAKDHLFLAKAEVVCNRGYSLKGASSLIRCLLRGSEVAWSQLPVCQAISCPPPPAIPNGKHNSSSTEEFTYSSAVVYTCEPGLQLVGNKTLHCTTENGADGVWSGSPPECRVSTTAAANQTESSEETMAENPYWLGILIASCSAFPVALLAGIIMRWKDHKKQLFRSYSTHLQEPEKKGKDLLMPPVMRDGKKQPVPWQSYFGHGTSCHVCGCCTERLHAAAGPCAACQRCLRARPGTPRSYRVPSASGDDGHPVGTSSAKAAEVPRGEGTGEAAPEQSEAEQPTDHKSSHHVCPICENWLRAHFAQHQGHPTVPREQLGETHQQDEGPQGPVCLPCADRLHLSLVHSDVASCPVCPLAAEGALAHLIPQHSPICHLCPICVTPTHRHLCQPQRIGVDGCSILSSMKLSEKRGVDTPTPDVVRG
- the CD55 gene encoding complement decay-accelerating factor isoform X4, whose protein sequence is MGRGRRRSLLPLLLPLLPLLPAAWGDCGPLPNISHAEPPEDAKHQERFTVGSKVTYRCLGGFVKRPLLQDTVQCLTNSQWSNLPQFCGRSCPSPPRLPFARISQEDGMQNYFAVGSRVRYTCRPGYENSTDQLPTSTCLDNLTWSQVPELCQRKSCGVPANPEHGKVIAKDHLFLAKAEVVCNRGYSLKGASSLIRCLLRGSEVAWSQLPVCQAISCPPPPAIPNGKHNSSSTEEFTYSSAVVYTCEPGLQLVGNKTLHCTTENGADGVWSGSPPECRVSTTAAANQTESSEETMAENPYWLAGILIASCSAFPVALLAGIIMRWKDHKKQSYSTHLQEPEKKGKDLLMPPVMRDGKKQPVPWQSYFGHGTSCHVCGCCTERLHAAAGPCAACQRCLRARPGTPRSYRVPSASGDDGHPVGTSSAKAAEVPRGEGTGEAAPEQSEAEQPTDHKSSHHVCPICENWLRAHFAQHQGHPTVPREQLGETHQQDEGPQGPVCLPCADRLHLSLVHSDVASCPVCPLAAEGALAHLIPQHSPICHLCPICVTPTHRHLCQPQRIGVDGCSILSSMKLSEKRGVDTPTPDVVRG
- the CD55 gene encoding complement decay-accelerating factor isoform X3 — encoded protein: MGRGRRRSLLPLLLPLLPLLPAAWGDCGPLPNISHAEPPEDAKHQERFTVGSKVTYRCLGGFVKRPLLQDTVQCLTNSQWSNLPQFCGRSCPSPPRLPFARISQEDGMQNYFAVGSRVRYTCRPGYENSTDQLPTSTCLDNLTWSQVPELCQRKSCGVPANPEHGKVIAKDHLFLAKAEVVCNRGYSLKGASSLIRCLLRGSEVAWSQLPVCQAISCPPPPAIPNGKHNSSSTEEFTYSSAVVYTCEPGLQLVGNKTLHCTTENGADGVWSGSPPECRVSTTAAANQTESSEETMAENPYWLAGILIASCSAFPVALLAGIIMRWKDHKKQLFRSYSTHLQEPEKKGKDLLMPPVMRDGKKQPVPWQSYFGHGTSCHVCGCCTERLHAAAGPCAACQRCLRARPGTPRSYRVPSASGDDGHPVGTSSAKAAEVPRGEGTGEAAPEQSEAEQPTDHKSHHVCPICENWLRAHFAQHQGHPTVPREQLGETHQQDEGPQGPVCLPCADRLHLSLVHSDVASCPVCPLAAEGALAHLIPQHSPICHLCPICVTPTHRHLCQPQRIGVDGCSILSSMKLSEKRGVDTPTPDVVRG
- the CD55 gene encoding complement decay-accelerating factor isoform X5 is translated as MGRGRRRSLLPLLLPLLPLLPAAWGDCGPLPNISHAEPPEDAKHQERFTVGSKVTYRCLGGFVKRPLLQDTVQCLTNSQWSNLPQFCGRSCPSPPRLPFARISQEDGMQNYFAVGSRVRYTCRPGYENSTDQLPTSTCLDNLTWSQVPELCQRKSCGVPANPEHGKVIAKDHLFLAKAEVVCNRGYSLKGASSLIRCLLRGSEVAWSQLPVCQAISCPPPPAIPNGKHNSSSTEEFTYSSAVVYTCEPGLQLVGNKTLHCTTENGADGVWSGSPPECRVSTTAAANQTESSEETMAENPYWLAGILIASCSAFPVALLAGIIMRWKDHKKQLFRSYSTHLQEPEKKGKDLLMPPVMRDGKKQPVPWQSYFGSAKAAEVPRGEGTGEAAPEQSEAEQPTDHKSSHHVCPICENWLRAHFAQHQGHPTVPREQLGETHQQDEGPQGPVCLPCADRLHLSLVHSDVASCPVCPLAAEGALAHLIPQHSPICHLCPICVTPTHRHLCQPQRIGVDGCSILSSMKLSEKRGVDTPTPDVVRG